From the Psychrobacillus sp. FSL K6-4046 genome, one window contains:
- a CDS encoding copper resistance CopC family protein, whose protein sequence is MKKILSLIAICLFLFGGKAFAHTGLESSNPSDGSTITDPIEEITLTFLTKIEQTSSFKIKGTNNKEIPVKDIVVVDDLMTGTVEGMDNGEYTLTWNIIGADGHPIQGDLSFTVNLPVVENPAEITEEAKTDVEEAAPIVETNEVESDSSSNGFFTWMIIGLVIVLAASFWVINGRNKK, encoded by the coding sequence ATGAAAAAAATATTAAGCTTAATTGCGATCTGTTTATTTCTATTTGGAGGGAAAGCTTTTGCTCATACAGGTTTAGAAAGCTCAAATCCTTCGGATGGAAGTACAATCACAGATCCAATAGAAGAAATAACACTTACTTTTTTAACTAAGATAGAACAAACTAGTTCTTTTAAGATAAAAGGAACAAATAATAAAGAGATTCCGGTAAAAGACATTGTTGTTGTCGATGATCTAATGACTGGAACAGTAGAAGGTATGGATAATGGAGAGTATACACTAACATGGAATATCATAGGTGCTGATGGACATCCGATTCAAGGAGACCTATCATTTACCGTAAATCTTCCTGTTGTTGAAAATCCAGCGGAGATAACTGAAGAAGCTAAGACTGATGTTGAAGAGGCTGCTCCTATCGTAGAGACAAACGAGGTGGAAAGTGACTCATCCTCCAACGGTTTCTTTACATGGATGATTATCGGTTTAGTAATTGTTTTAGCTGCTAGTTTCTGGGTGATAAATGGGCGAAATAAAAAATGA
- the parE gene encoding DNA topoisomerase IV subunit B encodes MSKNNNLTSYGDDDIQVLEGLEAVRKRPGMYIGSTDSRGLHHLVYEIVDNAVDESLAGFGEHIIVTIHSDQSITVRDFGRGMPTGMHKTGVPTAEVIFTVLHAGGKFGQGGYKTSGGLHGVGASVVNALSSYVDVVIHRDGKKFAQRFENGGKVVESLNQIGTTKETGTSVHFLPDTKIFSTTKFNYETLCERLRESAFLLKGLKIELFDERTEAHDVFYYETGIEAFVAYLNEEKDVLHPVFYMEGSHEEIEVEFAFQFNDGYSETILSFVNNVRTRDGGTHETGAKSALTRVFNDYARKTGLLKEKDKNLDGSDIREGISAIVSLRIPENLLQFEGQTKGKLGTSEARSAVDSVVSEKLQYILEENSELSASLIRKGIRAQHAREAARKAREDARNGKKRKPSELLSGKLTPAQSRNAKKNELYLVEGDSAGGSAKQGRDRTFQAILPLRGKVINTEKAKLTDIMKNIEIATIIHAIGGGVGADFKIEDIAYDKIVIMTDADTDGAHIQVLLLTFFYRYMKPLIENGKIYIAMPPLYKVYRGMGKKEVSEYAWTEKELNAAMERIGKGVMLQRYKGLGEMNADQLWDTTMNPDTRTLIRVTIEDGARAERHITTLMGDKVEPRRKWIEANVDFSLDDDSNILENDRIHTEDELV; translated from the coding sequence TTGAGTAAAAACAATAATTTAACAAGCTATGGCGATGATGATATTCAGGTGCTTGAGGGCTTGGAGGCCGTAAGAAAAAGACCGGGAATGTATATTGGATCAACAGATTCTAGAGGTCTTCACCATTTGGTCTATGAAATAGTAGATAATGCGGTGGATGAAAGCCTTGCTGGATTCGGTGAACATATTATAGTTACAATCCATTCAGACCAAAGTATAACGGTAAGAGATTTTGGACGAGGTATGCCTACTGGTATGCATAAGACAGGCGTTCCTACTGCGGAAGTGATTTTTACTGTACTACACGCAGGTGGTAAATTTGGACAAGGCGGCTATAAAACAAGTGGAGGTCTACATGGTGTAGGTGCCTCTGTAGTAAATGCTCTCTCCTCATATGTAGATGTAGTCATTCATAGAGATGGGAAAAAATTTGCACAACGCTTTGAAAATGGTGGGAAAGTAGTCGAATCGCTAAACCAAATAGGGACTACAAAAGAAACGGGAACATCCGTACATTTCTTACCAGATACCAAAATCTTCTCTACTACTAAATTTAACTATGAAACACTTTGCGAAAGACTTAGAGAATCCGCTTTCCTCTTAAAAGGATTAAAAATCGAATTATTTGATGAACGTACCGAAGCCCACGATGTGTTTTATTATGAAACAGGCATCGAAGCTTTCGTTGCTTATTTGAATGAAGAGAAAGACGTTTTACATCCAGTGTTTTATATGGAAGGCAGCCACGAAGAAATTGAAGTGGAATTCGCTTTCCAGTTTAATGACGGCTATTCAGAAACGATTTTATCCTTTGTAAATAACGTGAGAACTAGAGACGGCGGTACACATGAAACAGGTGCCAAGTCGGCGTTGACACGTGTATTTAATGATTATGCTAGAAAAACAGGATTATTAAAGGAAAAAGATAAAAACTTAGATGGCTCGGACATTCGTGAAGGAATCTCCGCTATCGTATCTCTTAGAATTCCCGAGAATCTTTTGCAATTCGAAGGGCAAACGAAAGGGAAACTGGGTACTAGTGAAGCAAGAAGTGCGGTAGATTCTGTTGTGTCTGAAAAGCTACAATACATCCTCGAAGAAAACTCCGAGTTGTCCGCCTCTTTAATCCGAAAAGGGATTCGTGCTCAGCATGCTCGAGAAGCAGCAAGAAAAGCACGTGAAGATGCTCGAAATGGGAAAAAGCGCAAACCATCCGAGTTATTATCAGGTAAACTTACTCCTGCTCAATCTAGAAATGCAAAGAAAAACGAGCTTTATCTAGTAGAGGGTGACTCTGCTGGAGGTTCTGCTAAGCAAGGTAGAGATCGAACTTTCCAAGCTATCCTTCCCCTAAGAGGAAAGGTTATAAATACGGAGAAGGCTAAGCTTACTGACATCATGAAGAACATCGAAATTGCTACGATTATTCATGCAATTGGCGGTGGAGTTGGAGCAGACTTTAAGATAGAAGATATTGCTTACGACAAAATCGTTATTATGACAGATGCCGATACAGATGGAGCACATATCCAGGTACTATTGTTGACGTTCTTCTATCGATATATGAAGCCATTGATTGAAAACGGCAAAATCTATATCGCCATGCCTCCTTTGTACAAGGTATATAGAGGAATGGGGAAAAAAGAGGTCTCCGAATATGCATGGACCGAAAAAGAACTCAATGCAGCGATGGAGAGAATTGGAAAAGGCGTTATGCTACAACGTTATAAAGGTCTTGGTGAGATGAATGCCGATCAATTATGGGATACAACTATGAATCCTGACACTCGAACTTTAATACGAGTAACGATTGAAGATGGGGCACGTGCCGAGAGACATATAACAACTCTAATGGGGGATAAAGTAGAACCTCGCAGAAAATGGATAGAAGCAAATGTTGACTTTAGTTTAGATGATGATTCTAACATCTTAGAAAATGACAGAATTCACACGGAGGATGAATTAGTATGA
- a CDS encoding CopD family protein — protein MMMLLSTISEAFLYACFALLMGSFIFSLIPEDLKPTIVVSKKAKLIAVAGIAVFSFMPVFNIMIYLLEEYSFLYVLESVLLTFEIGKAWIVSIVITIFLAVFICLFDDRNSPAYPILGIGLLLAMVAAMSWTTHSHAVYGIQGYITHFIHFGTVIVWIGVLTMVAWFSINKENWMAFLSWFHTMAVFCFAIIFVTGLTLMSYSMTITEYPNSWIQPYGQSLLIKHLLILPLIGYAFINGFLMKRKLRVKENIDPRPWTRLESVIVLFIFAATGAMSQQEPPHNNVLLRNETLLQAFGIFPSSEGSLVPLTVELVANYKGISFGILAMAFLAISIYSFIKKMPPIFSFIMSILLVLCALFAISFSVIAY, from the coding sequence ATGATGATGCTTTTATCAACCATTAGCGAAGCCTTTCTATATGCCTGCTTTGCATTGTTAATGGGGAGCTTTATATTTTCACTCATCCCAGAAGATCTAAAGCCAACAATTGTAGTTTCTAAAAAGGCAAAGTTAATTGCAGTTGCTGGTATAGCAGTATTTTCCTTTATGCCAGTATTCAATATAATGATTTATTTGCTAGAGGAATACAGTTTTCTCTATGTATTAGAATCAGTATTATTGACGTTTGAAATAGGTAAGGCTTGGATCGTATCGATTGTGATCACCATTTTTCTAGCAGTCTTTATTTGTTTATTTGACGATAGAAATTCACCTGCCTATCCTATTTTGGGGATTGGATTACTGCTTGCGATGGTCGCAGCAATGAGCTGGACTACTCACTCACACGCTGTTTATGGTATACAAGGCTATATCACTCATTTTATCCATTTTGGGACTGTGATCGTTTGGATAGGTGTTTTAACAATGGTAGCTTGGTTTTCTATTAACAAAGAGAATTGGATGGCCTTTTTAAGTTGGTTCCATACAATGGCTGTTTTTTGCTTTGCAATTATCTTTGTGACAGGTCTTACGTTAATGTCATACTCGATGACTATCACGGAATATCCGAATTCATGGATACAGCCTTATGGTCAAAGCCTTCTGATCAAACATTTACTTATCCTTCCCTTAATAGGCTATGCATTCATTAATGGATTTTTGATGAAAAGAAAGCTACGTGTAAAAGAAAATATAGATCCGCGACCTTGGACTCGGTTAGAATCTGTTATTGTATTATTTATCTTTGCAGCAACAGGTGCTATGAGCCAGCAGGAACCACCACACAACAATGTGTTGCTAAGAAATGAAACACTTTTACAAGCCTTCGGTATCTTCCCGTCTAGTGAAGGCTCTTTAGTTCCTTTAACAGTGGAGCTTGTGGCAAATTACAAAGGTATTTCTTTTGGTATTCTAGCTATGGCCTTTTTAGCTATTAGCATCTATTCCTTTATCAAAAAAATGCCACCAATATTCTCATTTATTATGAGTATCTTATTAGTCCTATGTGCGTTGTTTGCCATCTCATTTAGCGTAATAGCGTATTAA
- the plsY gene encoding glycerol-3-phosphate 1-O-acyltransferase PlsY codes for MTIFILLLLAYLIGSIPSGLWVGKLFYNIDIREHGSGNLGGTNTFRTLGKKAGLAVTIMDILKGTAATLLGLLPFFASTNVHPLILGVVAVIGHIYPVFAGFKGGKAVATSGGILLGYNWPIFVILVVGFFIILKITKMVSLTSMCLAIIALIYSIVYYFTVKEDWPLIVIVFLLAIFIFYRHRSNIERIKNGTEPKVKWI; via the coding sequence ATGACAATATTCATTTTACTTTTGCTTGCTTATTTAATCGGATCAATCCCATCAGGATTATGGGTTGGAAAGCTATTTTATAACATTGATATACGTGAGCATGGTAGTGGCAATCTTGGTGGAACTAACACTTTCCGAACGCTCGGTAAAAAGGCTGGATTGGCCGTAACAATTATGGACATTCTTAAAGGGACAGCAGCCACTTTGTTAGGCTTGCTTCCGTTTTTTGCTTCAACAAACGTGCATCCTCTAATTTTAGGGGTAGTTGCTGTAATTGGACATATTTATCCTGTGTTCGCTGGGTTTAAAGGCGGAAAAGCAGTGGCTACATCAGGCGGGATCCTATTAGGCTACAACTGGCCAATATTTGTAATATTAGTTGTAGGATTTTTTATTATATTAAAAATAACCAAAATGGTCTCTCTAACCTCTATGTGTTTAGCCATCATTGCACTCATCTACTCTATTGTTTACTATTTTACGGTCAAAGAAGATTGGCCACTAATCGTAATCGTATTTTTACTTGCAATCTTTATTTTCTATCGTCATCGTTCGAATATAGAGCGCATTAAAAATGGAACTGAGCCAAAGGTCAAGTGGATTTAA
- a CDS encoding DUF2809 domain-containing protein — protein MKPIIHLRITYLALTLLMIVSGLASRKYDYLLIEIVAENAGDALWAAMVYFGARFIFVTKPPLLSLCISLIFCFGIEFSQLYQGQWMNSIRGTTLGALIFGSGFLIEDLWRYTLGVGIAYLFDALWNKFPKQTTS, from the coding sequence TTGAAGCCAATTATTCATTTACGTATCACGTATTTGGCACTTACTTTGCTCATGATCGTATCTGGACTAGCTTCTAGAAAATATGATTACTTGCTTATAGAAATCGTAGCCGAAAATGCGGGTGACGCTCTTTGGGCAGCCATGGTGTACTTTGGGGCACGATTCATTTTCGTTACTAAACCACCTCTTCTTTCCTTATGCATCAGTTTAATCTTTTGTTTTGGAATTGAATTTAGTCAGTTATATCAAGGTCAGTGGATGAATAGTATTCGAGGAACTACGCTTGGGGCTTTAATATTTGGAAGTGGATTTTTAATCGAAGATCTTTGGAGATATACATTAGGTGTAGGTATAGCATATTTGTTTGATGCTTTATGGAACAAGTTCCCTAAACAAACCACCTCCTAA
- a CDS encoding YciI family protein has product MLFMLIVKASRNSEAGNLPSPELMEAMTKFNEDLVKAGVRVMAKGLHPSSNGIRLSFPIPGEKPVVSEGPFTESQDLIAGFILIEVESKEEAVEWAMQMPDPQGYGEGQIELRQVF; this is encoded by the coding sequence ATGCTATTTATGTTAATCGTAAAAGCCTCAAGGAATTCAGAAGCCGGAAATCTCCCGAGCCCAGAGCTCATGGAAGCCATGACAAAATTTAATGAGGATCTAGTGAAGGCAGGCGTACGTGTTATGGCTAAAGGATTACATCCAAGTTCCAATGGGATTCGCCTCTCATTCCCTATACCTGGGGAAAAGCCAGTGGTTTCAGAAGGTCCATTTACGGAATCACAAGATTTAATTGCAGGGTTTATACTGATTGAAGTGGAATCAAAAGAAGAAGCGGTTGAGTGGGCGATGCAAATGCCTGACCCTCAAGGATATGGAGAAGGTCAGATTGAATTACGTCAAGTATTTTAA
- a CDS encoding MFS transporter: MWRNRNVWIVLIGELVAGLGLWSGIIGNLEFMQEKVPSDFHKSLLLASGLLAGILVGPLAGRIIDQSNKKKVLILSGIGRLFSVLFMFVAIATGSIWWMLLFLISLQVSASFYFPALQATLPLIVKDEDLLQLNGWHMNVSTIARVAGTAIGGLALVYWPIQSLYIISMIAYAGILAFTFMLRIDETAKEKMLVSNGPRRDGFKEVFPMLKGNMPVMLTLLLTLIPVLFLGSFNLIVINISEIQDSSSIKGVIYAVEGVAFMIGTLAIKYIGKRYSTKSILFTFVFVIGLAEISMYFVANPILTLVSFALFGFSIGCFYPTALTIFQKQVPKEYHGRFFSFRNMLDRISFQIVLLSTGAMLDLIGLPYMMVIFGVFSIGLTTIFLLQIQKRKLSFQIPTA; this comes from the coding sequence ATGTGGAGAAATAGAAACGTTTGGATTGTTCTAATAGGGGAATTAGTTGCTGGATTAGGACTTTGGAGCGGTATAATAGGAAACCTGGAATTTATGCAGGAAAAGGTCCCCTCTGATTTCCACAAGTCCTTGCTGCTTGCTAGTGGTTTACTTGCAGGAATTCTTGTAGGCCCACTAGCAGGTAGAATCATCGACCAGTCCAATAAGAAAAAAGTATTAATCCTTTCTGGTATCGGTCGACTATTTAGTGTGTTATTTATGTTTGTTGCTATTGCTACAGGATCCATTTGGTGGATGTTATTATTTCTAATAAGTCTGCAGGTATCCGCATCCTTTTACTTTCCAGCTTTACAGGCTACTCTGCCGTTAATTGTTAAGGATGAGGATTTACTTCAGTTAAATGGTTGGCATATGAATGTTTCCACTATTGCTAGAGTAGCAGGTACTGCAATTGGAGGGCTTGCATTAGTTTACTGGCCCATCCAATCTCTGTATATTATTTCAATGATTGCTTATGCAGGTATTCTTGCTTTTACTTTTATGCTCCGAATCGACGAAACTGCTAAAGAAAAAATGCTAGTGAGTAATGGACCTAGAAGAGATGGTTTTAAAGAGGTTTTTCCTATGCTTAAAGGGAATATGCCTGTCATGCTTACACTACTCCTAACCTTAATACCTGTTTTATTTTTAGGTTCCTTTAACTTGATCGTCATTAATATTAGTGAGATTCAAGATTCATCTTCTATAAAGGGAGTCATTTATGCAGTCGAGGGTGTAGCCTTCATGATTGGTACCCTTGCTATTAAGTATATTGGGAAAAGATATAGCACTAAATCTATTCTCTTCACTTTCGTATTTGTCATTGGTCTTGCTGAGATATCTATGTATTTTGTTGCAAACCCAATATTAACACTAGTAAGCTTTGCTTTGTTTGGTTTCTCTATTGGTTGTTTTTATCCAACAGCATTAACCATTTTCCAAAAGCAAGTGCCGAAAGAGTATCATGGTCGATTCTTCTCTTTTCGAAATATGCTGGACCGAATTTCGTTCCAGATTGTTTTGTTATCGACAGGTGCCATGTTAGATTTAATTGGTCTTCCGTACATGATGGTCATATTCGGTGTATTTAGTATAGGGTTAACAACTATTTTTCTGTTGCAAATTCAAAAAAGAAAGCTATCGTTTCAGATACCAACTGCATGA
- a CDS encoding putative holin-like toxin yields MTVFESLVIMISFGSLIIALITLALSMTQKK; encoded by the coding sequence TTGACTGTATTTGAATCCCTTGTAATTATGATTAGCTTTGGTTCGCTAATTATTGCTTTAATTACTTTGGCACTTTCAATGACACAAAAAAAGTAA
- a CDS encoding GNAT family N-acetyltransferase: protein MNMKLAERNDLVSIINILDKTTLKLLRKGIEQWSYPWPSSIVEEEIKQGLVFKMELDNEIVGTFMITPIPRLNSLHINPNSLYVGRIAILPEYQGKNLGASIINFCRSFSKEHKKDMYLDCWSGNNKLKSFYMSCDLDYLGDFPEDDYHISIFQF, encoded by the coding sequence ATGAATATGAAACTGGCTGAAAGAAATGATCTCGTTTCCATTATAAATATTCTAGACAAAACGACGCTGAAACTATTAAGGAAAGGAATTGAGCAATGGTCTTATCCGTGGCCATCATCCATTGTGGAAGAGGAAATAAAGCAAGGCTTAGTCTTTAAGATGGAGCTAGATAATGAGATAGTGGGAACTTTTATGATAACGCCTATCCCTCGACTAAATAGCCTTCATATTAACCCAAACAGTCTCTATGTAGGAAGAATTGCTATTCTACCTGAATATCAAGGTAAAAACCTTGGTGCCTCCATTATTAACTTTTGCCGTTCTTTTTCTAAGGAACACAAAAAAGATATGTATTTAGACTGCTGGTCCGGAAATAACAAGCTTAAGTCATTTTATATGAGCTGTGACCTAGATTATTTAGGAGACTTTCCTGAGGATGATTATCATATAAGTATATTTCAATTTTAA
- a CDS encoding HesB/YadR/YfhF family protein: MKINISSDALKWFREEMEAEKGDKIRFYARYGGSSPIQEAFSLGVTKDTPFEPSVTLLHEEIMFFIEERDEWYFTGHDLYVSFNDQSNELEYSYKKS; this comes from the coding sequence ATGAAAATCAATATCTCTAGTGATGCTTTAAAATGGTTCCGCGAGGAAATGGAAGCAGAAAAAGGAGACAAAATTCGTTTCTATGCTCGATATGGAGGCTCAAGTCCAATACAAGAGGCTTTCTCACTAGGTGTGACAAAGGATACTCCATTCGAACCATCTGTAACTCTCTTACATGAAGAGATCATGTTCTTTATAGAAGAGAGAGATGAATGGTATTTCACTGGACATGACCTTTATGTTTCATTTAATGACCAATCAAATGAGCTTGAATATTCCTATAAAAAAAGCTAG
- a CDS encoding RDD family protein: MERILFNLASAPRRIIAFLVDSLLFLLLAIIISFIVKGDFDRSFIDSKYWDAIFALYLTILPVVWSGYTASKKMLNIKIVRVDGELVTFQNMLLRELVGRYLLGVVSFGITTVVSFFMIIFRKDKRGIHDLIGGTIVVPSNKKKMHYSSEEELLTGERETIRL; the protein is encoded by the coding sequence ATGGAAAGAATATTATTTAACCTAGCAAGTGCTCCCAGAAGAATTATAGCATTTTTAGTGGATAGCTTACTCTTTTTATTACTGGCTATTATCATTTCATTCATTGTCAAAGGTGATTTTGATAGAAGTTTTATAGACAGCAAATATTGGGACGCAATCTTTGCATTATATTTAACGATTCTCCCAGTCGTTTGGAGCGGCTATACCGCTAGCAAGAAAATGCTCAACATTAAAATAGTTCGTGTAGATGGAGAACTGGTAACCTTCCAAAATATGCTATTAAGAGAACTAGTCGGCAGGTACTTATTGGGGGTTGTAAGTTTTGGTATAACTACCGTCGTAAGCTTTTTTATGATCATATTTCGCAAAGACAAGCGAGGTATACACGATTTAATAGGTGGGACAATAGTAGTTCCAAGTAATAAGAAAAAAATGCATTATTCATCTGAAGAGGAATTATTAACGGGAGAGAGAGAAACTATACGTCTTTAG
- the parC gene encoding DNA topoisomerase IV subunit A gives MTQTERYQNLPLEEVIGDRFGRYSKYIIQDRALPDARDGLKPVQRRILFAMLQEGNTNDKAFRKSAKTVGVVIGNYHPHGDSSVYEAMVRMSQDWKLRHMLVEMHGNNGSVDGDPPAAMRYTEARLSAISHELLRDINKNTVDYIPNFDDSDMEPMVLPARFPNLLVNGATGISAGYATDIPPHALHEALDAVLMRMENPACTVDELMTVIKGPDFPTGGIIQGVEGIKKAYETGKGKIVVRSKAEIETIKGGKEQIVITEIPYEINKANLVKKIDEQRLDKRLDGIADVRDESDRTGLRIVIEMKKEIDAHGILQYLFKNTDLQITYNFNMIAIHNRRPTMMTLPLLLDAYINHQKEVVTRRTIHDLNKAQERLHIVSGLMKALSILDEVIKTIRASKDKKDAKNNLIKSFDFSEAQAEAIVSLQLYRLTNTDITELQEEEKKLNLLITSLENILAKESVLMKTIKKELQVVRKQFAEQRKSVIENEIEEIKVTLDVLIPSEEVIVTVTKDGYIKRTGMRSFNASSGQDFAIKESDYLLYQQSINTQHHLLLFTSKGNYIYQPVHELPDIRWKDLGQHISSIVPLDANETIINVIGIESFDLDLCVLTATKEGQIKRSLLSDYVVQRYARPIKTIKLKPTDELILAQLVAPSDEILMTTHLSYSVRFSLDEVPITGVKTSGVKGINLKEDDYVVSVNVISQQSTEDIMLITQRGSIKRMHLSEVEPGARAKRGLVTLRELKTNPHRVFAVVLANKSEGLVVETVKGHQETIEVNSFRPTDRYSNGSFVIDTEKDGQLLRAWKKPVEQES, from the coding sequence ATGACACAAACCGAAAGATATCAAAATTTACCCTTAGAAGAAGTTATAGGTGATCGGTTTGGACGTTATAGTAAATACATCATTCAAGACCGCGCTTTACCTGATGCTAGAGATGGACTTAAGCCAGTTCAGCGTCGTATATTATTTGCCATGCTTCAGGAAGGGAACACCAATGACAAGGCGTTTCGTAAGTCAGCTAAGACCGTTGGAGTTGTAATTGGTAACTACCATCCTCATGGTGACTCTTCAGTCTATGAAGCGATGGTGCGTATGAGTCAGGACTGGAAATTGCGACATATGCTGGTTGAAATGCATGGGAACAATGGTTCAGTGGACGGAGATCCACCAGCTGCTATGCGTTATACAGAAGCAAGGCTTTCTGCGATTTCTCATGAGCTATTAAGAGATATTAATAAGAATACGGTGGATTATATTCCTAACTTCGATGACTCGGACATGGAGCCTATGGTTCTCCCCGCTCGTTTTCCTAATTTACTAGTAAACGGTGCAACTGGGATTTCCGCAGGATATGCAACAGATATACCTCCACATGCTCTACACGAGGCGCTTGATGCCGTTTTAATGCGCATGGAGAATCCAGCATGTACTGTGGACGAACTCATGACCGTTATTAAAGGGCCAGATTTTCCAACAGGTGGGATTATCCAAGGCGTAGAGGGGATTAAAAAAGCTTATGAAACGGGCAAAGGCAAAATCGTTGTTCGCTCTAAGGCTGAAATTGAAACCATCAAAGGCGGTAAAGAACAAATCGTCATAACTGAAATTCCATATGAAATCAATAAGGCTAATCTAGTCAAAAAAATTGACGAGCAACGATTAGACAAACGTTTAGATGGAATTGCAGATGTTCGAGATGAATCAGACCGAACTGGATTGCGTATTGTAATAGAGATGAAAAAAGAAATTGATGCTCATGGTATATTACAATACTTATTTAAAAATACAGATTTACAAATCACCTATAATTTTAATATGATCGCCATTCATAATCGTAGACCAACTATGATGACATTGCCTTTATTACTTGATGCATATATCAATCATCAAAAAGAGGTTGTTACTCGTAGAACAATTCATGATCTGAATAAAGCTCAAGAGCGCCTCCATATTGTCTCAGGTTTGATGAAAGCCTTATCTATTTTAGATGAAGTTATTAAGACGATACGTGCTTCTAAGGATAAAAAAGATGCCAAAAACAATCTGATTAAATCCTTTGACTTTTCTGAGGCACAGGCGGAGGCAATCGTTTCCTTGCAGCTATATCGTTTAACTAATACAGATATAACGGAGCTACAAGAGGAAGAGAAAAAATTAAATCTGCTGATCACGAGTTTAGAAAACATACTTGCGAAGGAATCTGTTTTGATGAAAACCATCAAGAAAGAACTACAGGTTGTTCGTAAGCAGTTTGCTGAACAACGTAAATCAGTTATCGAAAATGAAATTGAAGAGATAAAGGTTACTTTAGATGTGCTTATACCATCTGAAGAGGTTATCGTTACGGTTACAAAGGATGGCTACATTAAACGAACAGGCATGAGATCCTTTAATGCATCCAGTGGACAGGACTTTGCTATAAAAGAGTCGGATTACCTTCTTTATCAGCAGTCCATCAACACCCAGCACCACCTGCTGTTGTTCACATCGAAAGGGAACTATATTTATCAGCCAGTGCATGAATTGCCTGATATTCGATGGAAGGACCTTGGTCAGCATATATCTAGCATTGTTCCTCTTGATGCAAATGAGACAATTATAAACGTCATCGGTATTGAATCATTTGATTTAGACTTATGCGTTTTAACTGCAACGAAAGAAGGACAGATTAAACGCTCACTCCTTTCAGATTACGTAGTACAGCGTTATGCTCGACCTATAAAAACGATTAAACTCAAGCCAACAGATGAGCTTATATTGGCTCAGCTAGTAGCACCGTCAGATGAAATACTAATGACAACTCATTTAAGTTATTCTGTTCGCTTCTCTTTAGACGAAGTGCCAATTACAGGAGTAAAAACAAGTGGCGTGAAAGGGATCAATCTTAAAGAGGATGATTATGTCGTAAGTGTAAACGTAATATCACAACAAAGTACGGAAGACATTATGCTGATCACTCAGCGTGGTTCCATTAAACGAATGCACCTTTCTGAAGTCGAGCCAGGAGCTCGGGCAAAAAGAGGACTTGTGACACTTAGAGAATTAAAAACTAACCCGCATCGCGTGTTTGCAGTTGTTTTAGCTAACAAGTCAGAAGGCTTAGTAGTAGAAACGGTAAAAGGACATCAGGAAACGATTGAAGTGAATAGCTTCCGTCCAACAGATCGTTATTCTAATGGCTCATTTGTGATAGATACAGAGAAGGATGGGCAACTTCTAAGAGCTTGGAAGAAGCCAGTAGAACAAGAATCCTAA
- a CDS encoding N-acetyltransferase family protein translates to MIHKEIAIRKLIENDWEKVRAIFKEGIQTGNATFQTEAPTWEEWDASHTANCRYVAVLEDQVVGWVALSPISSREAFSGVAEVSIYISGSATGMGIGGKLLKHLIEESEEQGFWTVQSMIFPENEGSIHLHKKYGFKTVGTRKQMGKLNGVWRDVVLLERRSSTLGKD, encoded by the coding sequence ATGATTCATAAAGAGATAGCTATCAGGAAACTGATAGAGAACGATTGGGAAAAGGTGCGCGCGATTTTTAAAGAGGGTATTCAAACCGGAAACGCAACCTTTCAAACGGAGGCTCCTACATGGGAGGAATGGGATGCTAGCCATACAGCCAATTGCAGATATGTAGCGGTGTTGGAGGATCAAGTCGTAGGCTGGGTTGCCCTAAGCCCAATTTCAAGTCGAGAGGCCTTTTCTGGAGTTGCTGAAGTAAGCATTTATATATCTGGTTCCGCGACCGGCATGGGGATTGGCGGAAAGCTTTTAAAGCATTTGATCGAAGAAAGTGAAGAACAAGGATTTTGGACAGTTCAATCCATGATCTTTCCAGAAAATGAAGGAAGTATTCACTTACATAAAAAATATGGGTTTAAAACAGTCGGTACGCGCAAACAAATGGGTAAGCTAAACGGTGTCTGGAGAGACGTCGTATTATTAGAAAGAAGAAGCTCTACATTAGGAAAGGATTAA